The Actinomycetota bacterium genomic sequence GCGCGATCGTGACGTCCGCGTACGGCTTCGCCCGGCCGTGCAACCTCGCGTACGTCGGTCGCGTCCACGAATCGAGGATCAGCCGCGAGTGCCGCCCCACCACGTGCATCACGTGGGCCGCGGCGTAGGGGCCGATGCCGGGAAGGCCCAGCAAGATCGCCTCGACCTCGTCGTCGTCCAGCCCGCTCTCCGGCAGGACCGATCCGAGATCCACGTCCCCGTCGAGCACGAGCCGCGCGAGCCGGGTGAAGTGCGGCGCCCGGTACCCGGCCCGGACCCGTTCGCGGTAGAAGGCCTCGGGCATCGACGCGATGGCGCTCGGCGTCGGGAAGGCTCGGCCCCGCCAGGTCCCCTCGGGAGCCCTCGGCGCCGGGGCCCCGAGCTCGGCCACGAGGGCCCGGACCATCCTGGTGGTGAGTGCCCAGGAGCAGTTCGTGGTGCAGAGCGTCTTCACGACGTCCTCGAACACCGTTGCGCTCCGGACCATGCGCCCCGCTCCCTCCGTGACCCAGGCCAGCTCGGGATCGACGGCCGCGAGCGCGTAGAAGCCGGAGAGGTCGCGGTCGAGCGCAAGGATGCGACGACAACAAGCGAGGATCTCCTCCCGGACGCGGGCGCCCACCGGCGGCCCGGGGACCTCGAT encodes the following:
- a CDS encoding Fe-S cluster assembly protein HesB, whose amino-acid sequence is MKLSLPLLGPGGEPVDLWRTLTSHGVADLPPMELDPDDRSATVTIPLRGARPRTVRIGMDGGGHATIEVPGPPVGARVREEILACCRRILALDRDLSGFYALAAVDPELAWVTEGAGRMVRSATVFEDVVKTLCTTNCSWALTTRMVRALVAELGAPAPRAPEGTWRGRAFPTPSAIASMPEAFYRERVRAGYRAPHFTRLARLVLDGDVDLGSVLPESGLDDDEVEAILLGLPGIGPYAAAHVMHVVGRHSRLILDSWTRPTYARLHGRAKPYADVTIARRFRRYGPYAGLAFWLVLTKGWVPATSGLPAAPAGKADRSNQEGGDA